cttcctccttccttatcccacttttccttcctccttcctctgcaGACCACGGAACTCGGCAACAAGCGGCCACCCGACCATCGGCCATAACACGGGCCAGCGAGCTAGAGGCTTAGCCGGTCCCCGATCATCTCGAGCTCGGCCGGGCGAGCTCCACCCTCGCCATATGgctggcggaggaggaggaggaggaagagactaGGGTCGGTGATGGGCTCAAATGGTAGGCAAAGGAAGAGAAGGACCAGATAAGGAGAACAACCATGAGGACTGTCACGATCTAAAAAATCGGATTTCTAAGCTAATGAATTATtcatctaattatctaattcaCTTAACTTGAACTCTCTCAAGTCCATATAAAATCGCGACTTAGGGTTTAatatttaacatgcaaagattttacatttggagtcgccactaataaATTTACGGTAGGCTTATTGAACATCTAAATAAAGTACcgagagaaatactttattcccATGAACCGGAGATTAATGAGCCGAGAACTttattaacaccctttcggtacctttcattCTAATAAAAATGTTTTAAGTAATTTTAACCTAAAGACCTAACATGTGGGGTGATCATGCGGGTGCGCAAACATTATTTAACACCAAATAATCAAAGCATCAAATAAATTTCAAGATTGGGAAAGAGGGAACGTACACGGACGCTACAGCCTAAACCCCAATGCTTATCTCTCAAGCGAGACTTAGtgcaatacaattttttttttaatgattttttctggtttaaatgaagaatgcaaatgaaataaaatgcaTATGCAATCTTAGACTAAATGACATGGAATGGCATGCAAGGCATTTATTTAAATGACCTAATTCTAGTGACCTGCGAAAATGAGGCTAATTAGAATGACAATGCGATTGTAAttaaatgacatgcaaattgactaaattaaccCAGTCTGGATGGCATTCGAAAATGTCAtgaaattgactaaattaatccAGTCTGGACGCCATGGCTGTGGACTGCTCGCCAACGTCATTTGGCGACCAAACAACCTTTGGATAGCGGCTGGAGTCGTCTGGAGACCAAAGTCCTGCGTCTCTGTCGAGAATGGCTATGGTGTCAAGGCTTAACAGCAGTGTCGGAACAGCAAAGAGTCGTCACCGGGATGGTAGGGGAAATCGTCTGGATCTGCTGGTTCGCAAAAGGGGCTTCACCGGGTCGGATTCACGATCAGGACCTCAGCTTCGCGGACGTGCTGAGTTGCTGGTCATGCTCGGGGACATTTGAACTTCATTGGACTTAGTCCTTTGCTAGACAAGAGCAATCACTGGCGGGACTGTGCTGGCCTCCAGCGCATCGATTGGAGCAGgaacccattaaaaaaaaaaaaacttctctgcaaggaagagaaaagaacttttttctttcccaccaagacttaactttttctttctctcgcttctttttgttcatttctcACTTGTGCCATGAAAGTGTCGATTCTCTCTTTTCACTCCTCTCTGGATGTGTCAGACGTTATTTTTTTCTCTGCGGACGATCCCTCTCTCGATGAAGACAAATTCTCTGTGGCCGTACGATAACAAAGTACTCCTCTTTCAAGCAGGATCCGagtctttcttcttcccttctgcCCCGTATTCCTGTGTGGCCTCCCCTTTTATATGCgttaattttgagcttaaaagGGAAGAACATATCACGGAACAATCGATGAATCAATTATTTGCTTCATGATCTCACTGATTTGCAATATAATGCTTGACGGCCTCGCTAATTTGATCACAAGATGTTGGATCTCGGAGGCGCAGCACTCTGATaccaaaagtttgaagaaggaaatttggaaatgaagttTATTCACTCATGCTGAAAATGATTACAAAACACATCTATTTATAAGCTTAAGATATGACTCTACGTCTACTCTAGACACACGAACGGACACGTTTAGATTCATAATATTCAAAGCTATATTAAAAGACTAGCaataataaatagacataatttCTAGGTAACAACTCCCTAGAttccaagtatcaagatgaacTTAAGTTACGAAGAGTCTTCTTGAGACCCGAAAAGACTTTTGAGGTTTCCAACAGCCTCTCTTAAACCAAGCTCATCTTGACCATGCCTATCATCCTCTTGAATTTAAGGAAGGAGTCTATCTTCAACGGCTTCGTGAACATGTCAGCCACTTGGTCTTCCGACTTGCAATACCGTAGCATAATCTCCTCGGACTTCACTAGATCTCGAATGAAGTGATACTTTATATCGATGTGCTTGCTTTTTCCATGAAAGACCGGATTCTTTGCAAGGGCTATGGCTGACTTATTATCACAATAAATCACCGTCGAATGCTCCTGCTTATGACGTAGCTCAGCGAGCATCGAACGTAGCCGCATCGCTTGAGTTGCACAACAACCCGCTGCTATGTATTCTCGCTTCGCTTTGGACAAAGCAACCACCTGTTGCTTCTTTGAGgaccaagaaaaaatttaatttcctaaagagaaaacataaccggaagtacttttcctttctccaataTCGCCTCCCCAATCACTGTCTGTATATCCCACAAGCTAAAAATCATTAGAAGAATTGTAGAATATACCATCATCCATAGTACCTTTAATGTACCGAAGAATCCTTTTTGCCGTTTGCAAGTGTGATTGTCTAGGAGTCTCCATAAATCTGCTTACCATCCCAACACTATAAACAAGATCCGGCCGAATAGAAGTCAAATATCGTAAACTCCCAACTAACCTCTTGAAATAAGTGGGATCAACTTCGGAACCACTTCCgtcttttgtcaatttcaatctTTGCTCCATTGGAGTGCTAATTGGTTTACAAGTAGCCATCTTGAAACGCTCAAGAATATCCTTGGCATACTTTTGTTGACAAACAAATATACCATCCTCCGATTGTGTGACTTCAAGGCCAAGAAAATAATACATGAGACCCATGTACGCCATCTCGAACTCACGGGTCATGGCCTCCCCGAAGTTACaaatcatctcttgacaatCTCCAGTAAATAtgagatcatcaacatataagcaAACAATGAGCAACTCACCATTCAAACCAACCTTGACATATAAGGTATGCTCATACGGACAGCGAATAAAACCATGATGCATGAAATAAGAATCAATTGCGGTATACCGGGCTCGTGGTGCTTGTTTGAGGacgtagagagctttcttcaatttatAAACTAAGCCCTCTTGTCCTTCCTTGACGTAGCCCTCCGGTTGATCCACATACACCTCTTCCTCAAGTAcgccattgagaaatgcggacttgacatccatttggtgtATTTTCCAACGCCTTTGAGCAGCCAAGGCAAAAATCATGCGAATAGTATCCATTCTTGCAACCGGAGCAAATACCTCAAAATAGTCAATTCCGGATTTCTGTTTGTAACCCTTGACTACAAGGCGAGCCTTCAACCGATCAACATCGCCATTAGGCTTATACTTGGTCTTATAGACCTATTTCATGCCGATGGACTTCTTGCCTTCTAGAAGAGACGTGAGTTCCCACGTATCATTCTTCTCGATCGCATGTATCTCATCATCCATAGCAGTAACCCAACCATCATCTTGGGAAGCCTCCTTGAAGTGTGTCGGATCACAATCTGCAAAGAGAgcaaaattgataatttcttcATTAGAGGGATCATCATCTTTCGACAAAGCACAATCCCTCAAACGAGCAGGTAACACTCATTCTCGCCGTGGACGTAAGGATGTTTCGACAATATTTTCGACGGGATTGTCGACGGAATTTTCGACAAGATTGTCGACGGAATTCGATTGAGTCTCTATTGTCGAATTAGGCTACATCAAACCCACTGCTGGTTCGGATTGACTATCCGAATTGGGTTGAACCGACTCCTCCTCATCGAGGACAAAGTGAAAGCGCCTCTTTTCTTCCGTGTTCCACGTCCATTCAGCTTCCTCATCGAAAGTGACATCTCGACCGATAACCACCTTCTTCGTTACAGGATTATACAACCGATAACCCTTTGTCTCATTACTATAACCGAGAAAAATGCACTTCTCACTCTTCTCATCAAGCTTCTTGCGAAGCTCATTTGGAACATGGGCATAAGCTATACACCCAAACACGCGAAGATGTTGAATTGAAGGGATTCGACCACTCCACACCTCCGCAGGAGTCTTGAACTCAAGACCTTTAGTAGGACAtcgattcaacaaataaatagcACAGGCAACCGCCTCCGCCCCGAAATGTTTAGGCAAATTTTTGGAATGGAGCATGGTACGTACCATATCGACAATAGTACGGTTTTTTCTTTCCGCTACTCCGTTACGTTGAGGAGTATACCGTGCTGTTAATTGATGCTTAATGTCGCACCGCTTGAAGAAACCATCTCCAACCAAGTATTCTGTGCCACGATCGGTTCGAAGAATTCGAATTTTGTGCCCACTCTGTTTTTCTACATAGGCTTTGAACTCCTTGAAAGCATCGATGGCATCTGatttttgcttcaagaaataaacccatGTTTTTCGACAAAAGTCATCGATGAAGGTAATAAAATACCTGTACCCACGATTTGACGACTCACCGGGCGGTCCACAGAGGTCGGAGTGCACTAGCTCCAATGGCCTTGAAGCTCTCCATGATTTTCCCGAAGGGAAGCTTTCTCTGCACTTCTTCCCAATAACACATGGTTCACATATCTCCTTCGGAGAAGAAATTTCGGGTAGTCCACGTACCATCTTCTTTTGAGACAACAGCTTCAAGCTGTCGAAATTCACATGTCCGAACCGCTTGTGCCAAAGCCATGTCGAATCTTGCACTGAGGCATTAAAGCATGAcgtagcataattaatatacaAAGGAAAAAGTCGATTTCGAGCCATTTTTACCTTTGCAATCAGCCCTCCTTTGCCATCATGAACCGTGCAAAGTTCATCCTTAATGGTCATATGATAGCCTCGCTCGGACAACCGTCCCATGCTTAGGAGATTTTCTCGAAGACCGGGAACATAATGGACGTCGGAAATGCTTTGAACCGACCCATCTTTtgccttgattttaattgtccCCTTTCCCATGATAGGAACTTTGGTATTATTTCCGAACCTCACCTCCGAACGAAAGGTGTCATCgaatttcgacaacaattcCTTCTCGCCACACATGTGATTACTGCATCCGGTGTCTAAGTACCAAACATTCTTTTGGTTCTCCATCGCAGAATTACACGTGAATAAAAGAGCATTATCTTGCTCACCGTCACCATCGACTTGTCTATCGACGGATCTTGCTACATTTGCATGAAACTTTTGACCACCAGTCTTCCTGTTTCGACATTCAGATTTATAGTGCccatattttttacaattaaaacaCTGAATAAGGGACTTATCTTTTCGTTGTCCGGCATACTTCTCGTGCCGCTTTGGATCTTTCCTTTGATTAGAAAGATTCTTCTTTTCACCAAGCAACACCAACTGGCTTTGCAAAGCTTCCTCCACTGTCTTGGATTTCTCCTTGAGTCGCTACTTGTGCATTTGTAGAGAGCCCACCAACTCATCGACGGACAAGATGGAGAGATCACGTGACTCTTCGATGGAAGTCACAATATATTCGAACTGCAAAGTTAGAGTCCAAAGTATCTTTTCAACAATCTgttgatcaacaatagtctcACCATTGGCCttcatttgattgacaagagcCAATGACCGTGAGAAATAGCCAGAAATGGACTCCGACTTTTCCATCCGAAGGAGCTCGAATTGTCGACGAAGAGTCTAAAGCCGAACCTTCCGGACCTTCTCAACGCCTTTGTATATGTTGGTGAGAGTGTCCTAGGCTTCTTTTGCCGTCTTCGAATTCgccactttttcaaaaattgacgaaTCTATTGCTTGAAAGATGTAAAAGAGAGCCTTACAATCTTTCTTACGATTTTCTTTTTGCGTCCTCTACTCCTCCGTTGTCAAATCTGCTGGCGCTTCCGGctccacaaatccttcttctaTAATCTCGGTCGGCTCCTGAAACCCGAATAGCACCTCCATCTGGATCTTCCAATGCTCAAAATTCTTCCCATCGAACCTTGGGATTTGAGGTTGGACCATCCTGGAACCACTCACAGAAGCCATCTCACTCGAGAGTAGATTTCACAAAACTTAGCCAAACCGGCTAAACCGGCCAAattggctctaataccaaatgtTGGATCTCGGAGGCGCAGCACTCTGATaccaaaagtttgaagaagaaaatttggaaatgaagttTATTCACTCATACTGAAAATGATTACAAAACACATCTATTTATAAGCTTAAGATATGACTCTACGTCTACTCTAGACACACGAACGGACACGTCTAGATTCATAACATTCAAAGCTATATTGAAAGACTagcaacaataaatagacataatttCTAGGTAACAACTCCCTAGAttccaagtatcaagatgaacTTGGGTTACGAAGAGTCTTCTTGAGACCCGAAAAGACTTTTGAGGTTTCCAACACAAGATAATGCCAATGAATGAATCTGtggaaaatgatgatttcatgggcttcctttcttttttagtttttctttctttccgtaCTCCCCATCGGTGGCCGATCCCTATTTTGAAGATGTGAAAGACGCAGCCTCCTCAAGGAAAGGACAAACTCTCTTCCACTTTCACGTGATTcgggcaaaaggacactagtCCGACATTTCTCTCagccattttcatttttccgattcacttcccttttaatatttgcTTCCCCAATTAATGGATCATGCACAAATATCGTGGGATCGTACCGATTGCCTCATATTTGCAACGTGACCACAATTCTAGTGTTATAATTCCCCATCCACGTATCCTCGTTCGTGTAAATTTCAGTGATTTGAAGTTTTCAACGGGAGTATCACAATGCTGGCTTAATCCAGCTTGTTCGGGGTTGTCCATCCAAGCTCATCCGCCGCCGACCAATTAATTACAAGCGTAATGCAATTgatgctaaaattaaattaatctgAATGACAattatatgatttgattttttttgctagGGACTGAGcctagtccctaatttttttatgcaatatatgattaaataagaaatcaaaatttaggtgttaacatgGATACCGCGGAGGAAGAGGTAGCTATCGCCGAAGCAAAGGGAGGCTTTGTTGCAAAGGGCGTGCTTGGCCATCGTCGAGGACGAGTATTCAGCCTGGGACTTGGGAGACCCCATTGTTGATCTCTAGTTAGGAATCGGCCTGCGCCTGGGATCGCATTTAGGATTTTGCTTAGGTCTACTCGGAGACCGAGACTACGATTATGTCGTCGTCTTGCGCAGAGGGGTCGCCATGTGTAAAGactcaagctttggccaagagtGCCAGCATTGATGCGGGTGCAAGTCAATTGAGGAGTTGAATCGGGTTAAACGATACAATCGCCTGGATTTGGTGAGCTGGTGGCTTGCCAGCATTGGCCGAGCTTGAGATTGCTTGGACCggtcgagcctcgagctcgcctgtGGCCTATCTTTGGACATCGCCGTGGCTAGCGATCGCCCAAAACAGgaaggaaaaatatataaaaaaaaatttaaaatttttaatctgGGAAGTCCGTGGATTGGATCCACATCGCTGGTGCTCTTCCATCTACCTTGCACAAAAAGATTCAGTTCATCTTTGATTATCAATTGATATGAGTATATGATATGCTGATTGAGGAAGACTtattaatcttttaatttaaaaactaaaatgaaaaaacgaaaaatttaaaaaattaaaaggaggccatggaggaaaatcaaatccgattctCCATACCAAATAACAAAAAGCATTTTTCAggtctttttcacattttagccATACccggaaaatattgtcatttttctagataataatttttcgaaaaatattttctgaaaattgtgacattttttgcgaaacaaacgaatcCTCATTGGCagagtttctttcttttaagtCAATCATACCAAGTCACGTGTGtgtatatttataacatttatcaaataaaagaaaaattgctaaaatgTGCATATACTTAGGCTAGATGTGATAATCGTTCTCATGCTCAATGAGCTTGTCTTAAAACACGATCTTCAATATTCAAACGTGTATAATGAGTACTGGCCTCTGTCCTTCGTTTCGTCTCCTCGCCATCAGTTCAACGTCACTGTTAGGAGAGCCTTCCCAACTTCGACAACGCAAGGTCAGAACAACCTCCGATCTATTTCTCTCCGAAAAACCAATTAATCCGTGCTCCCGAAAGAAGCTGTTCGCAGTTTCCGAAAGATTGGACTGAAGGGAGGAATCCCCGGGGCGAATCGCGCTTGGGCGAGGCCAATGAGAATAGAAGAAAGAAGCCACATATACCAACACCGAGGATGCCGAGACGACGCCGGTGATGATGAAGAGCCCTCCGAAGCTGTCCACGCTCAGGCTGAGATTGTCCGACAGGATCGCAGCATCCTGATCTTGGCACGAGCTTTGCCTGCTGAAGTTTCTTTCGATCGCGTCCATTTTCTCTTTATCTTGAGTGACATTCAAGATTGCCCTTGAAATGTGGGAGACCAAAGGAGACCCCAATGGAAAGGCCTGATGAATAAATGGTTATGTTAGTCCGTGGCTTTTATCCTAAGAAAGACTTTTCGTGCACGAACGCGTCAAATGTGTATCAGGTGTATCGACCTCATGtgcaggtgtaccaatttgaagtttttcgtcatattaacaaaagaaaaaaaagcttaTTTTCTCATGCAAGTTGCACTTGCCCATGaccgagcgagcgagagagagagacttacaaaGCCAAACCCATCGGTTTTATAGGTTGGTCCTACCATTTGGTACTTGTTGCAATATCTGGCAAGGAAGATTTTCATATATGGCAGTTCATCAAATATTGCCGCTACTCCTCCGTTATCACTTCCTTTCGATAGCGCCTCGTGGTATTCCTTCGGCGAGCCATAAGGAATGAGTTTGGACTCATCGAATTTGAGCTGTTGCACAAGAAGTCCTCTCACAAAAGATCCTTTCTGATACCCGACGAAAAGGTGATCCCTTATCAAGTCTTGCACGTCGACAAACTTCGGCCGTAAGCGTTGCACGGTCAAAAACGAAGCTAAATTTGCAGTATAGCTTTGAGTCAGGATAAGCACCACAAATACCCACACGATAAGCACAAGCCTTGTCAAGTTGTTTGCAATCCTCTCTCCTACATTGATGAAAATCGCAGTGAATTGCCAAAGAAAGACCGAGctaaaaacaacaaaagcagaGTGAAATACGGAAGCCGGTTACCGTCTAGGAGACCGGCAAAGAAAATCTTAGTAACAAACAAGGCGCGATCGTTTTGGAAGGACTTACTGTGAGCAAACACCAGTGTGGAGAAGGAAAACCAGAGTAGAAAACCGATTTGTTCACTACGACGACCCCTAAATTCTTCATTCGTACGATGTTCGAGCAGCCACACCACTAACCCAGTAGAAATGAAAGCCAAACCGGTCGTTAGCCAGAGATTCCAACTCAACGGTTTTAAGAAGACCCACATGTTCCTCCGCTCGTCATCCTTAATGGCGACTACCATTGCTACACCGGATTCTGAGTAGGGAAGTGTGAAATCGACGTAGGTCGAGCGATTCGCGACTATAGTCGTGTCTCCTACAACGGCTTCGAATTCCTACATCATCATGTCCTCATTTGAGTTCAACATCCAAGGTTTAAACACAAGCCATGTATGTCAATGACAATGTGCATATTTATGTTGTGGGAACTACTTCAGCAAGGAAATTTTAACATGTACAGAACAAAAGCTCAAacaagattttgaaataatGCACTTAATGATGAGGACATTTATGTGTTCCTTTTTCTCATCCAGTCTATTTATCAAGGAATAGCGGGTTAAAGTTTGAAGATAAAGCATCCACTGACCTGAAGTTTAATTTTGTACAGCATTTCATCATAAGTTCCTGCACTTTGCCTGCTCTCATTCACAAAAGGTACATACTGGTGAGGAACAGAGAAAGGCAATGCTAGCAATACCGCGAGAAACATGTCGTGGACAAATCCTGAGTAGCTGGGCACGCCCGTATGCGGATCCCATTCGATTTTGAAGAACTCACTAAAGCCGTCTTTCTTTGGAACCCCGATCTTTAGTTCCTTTCCTGATATTGGAATCACCCAACCTTTCGGTGGCTTTTGTGTATGTCCTGGCCAAATAGGGGCTTTCAAATTTATGGCTAAAGCTGTATAATCTACCTTTGTTGATGAATTCAATTCGGGTGAAAGTCCTCGTGCCGAAGTCCAATATCCGATGATTTTCTCCATCTGTCCTACAACATTAAAGATTTCGAATGCAGCGGGATGAAGTTCGCCATCGGGCAAGTTAAATTCTCCGCtaaggccttgaaagttgatgCTTAGAATGTTGTCGAGCAATTTTGGGCCCATCTCCGAAATCCCCATAGACGAAAAGTTGAGATTATTTCTGCTGGTATTCGGCTTTGAGTATCTAGACAGTGCAGGATCCCATGCTCTCTCTCCTGCTAAGGCTAATGCCATGACTGTGTCGTATGCCCATAAGCCGAAGAGGCTGAGATCAGCAATCTCGTTGTGTGAATTTATCTCGGCACGAAGCTTTGTCCATCTCTCTTCGAAATCTCTACGAGACTTCGATGGTGCTAGATGGGGCCTTACACCTAGTACACCTCGCATCGAGTGCAAAGCATTAGAGCTGACGGGGTCTAGTGAAGACGACAAGCCATCAGTGACAATCCACGCAAACTCCTCGCTCATCATTTTCGCATTACTCGCTAGGACAAAGAACCTAGACCCGATCGCAGCGGTCATGTGAACAAGAAACACCCTTGTCTGCATCGTCAACAACTTTTTGAGCTCTTTCACGATGTCCACATCCTTCGCAGATGGAGGAATAACGCTTCTATAAGA
This genomic interval from Rhodamnia argentea isolate NSW1041297 chromosome 4, ASM2092103v1, whole genome shotgun sequence contains the following:
- the LOC125314803 gene encoding glutamate receptor 2.8-like; the protein is MRSHYFVRTAYDDSSQVGALAAVVQAYGWREITLVYEDTDYGNGLVPYLVDAFQKVDAQISYRSVIPPSAKDVDIVKELKKLLTMQTRVFLVHMTAAIGSRFFVLASNAKMMSEEFAWIVTDGLSSSLDPVSSNALHSMRGVLGVRPHLAPSKSRRDFEERWTKLRAEINSHNEIADLSLFGLWAYDTVMALALAGERAWDPALSRYSKPNTSRNNLNFSSMGISEMGPKLLDNILSINFQGLSGEFNLPDGELHPAAFEIFNVVGQMEKIIGYWTSARGLSPELNSSTKVDYTALAINLKAPIWPGHTQKPPKGWVIPISGKELKIGVPKKDGFSEFFKIEWDPHTGVPSYSGFVHDMFLAVLLALPFSVPHQYVPFVNESRQSAGTYDEMLYKIKLQEFEAVVGDTTIVANRSTYVDFTLPYSESGVAMVVAIKDDERRNMWVFLKPLSWNLWLTTGLAFISTGLVVWLLEHRTNEEFRGRRSEQIGFLLWFSFSTLVFAHRERIANNLTRLVLIVWVFVVLILTQSYTANLASFLTVQRLRPKFVDVQDLIRDHLFVGYQKGSFVRGLLVQQLKFDESKLIPYGSPKEYHEALSKGSDNGGVAAIFDELPYMKIFLARYCNKYQMVGPTYKTDGFGFAFPLGSPLVSHISRAILNVTQDKEKMDAIERNFSRQSSCQDQDAAILSDNLSLSVDSFGGLFIITGVVSASSVLVYVASFFYSHWPRPSAIRPGDSSLQSNLSETANSFFREHGLIGFSERNRSEVVLTLRCRSWEGSPNSDVELMARRRNEGQRPVLIIHV